A DNA window from Amycolatopsis sp. DSM 110486 contains the following coding sequences:
- the ftsH gene encoding ATP-dependent zinc metalloprotease FtsH: protein MNRKSVLRNPLLWIVAGLLALFAYNTIFDSDRGYTQAPISVANAQINAHHVKEASIEDKEQQVKLSLTQKIDVNGTQTDQIVAQYPANAAQEIYNELNSATLDKQPIKFDTKVTQQSILTQILIFAIPLALVLGLLMWMMNNAQGGGNRVLNFGKSKAKQLNKDMPKTTFGDVAGADEAVEELYEIKDFLQNPARYQALGAKIPKGVLLYGPPGTGKTLLARAVAGEAGVPFYTISGSDFVEMFVGVGASRVRDLFEQAKQNAPCIIFVDEIDAVGRQRGAGLGGGHDEREQTLNQLLVEMDGFDARGGIILIAATNRPDILDPALLRPGRFDRQIPVSAPDLRGRKAILDVHSKGKPIAQGVDLTGLAKRTVGMSGADLANVLNEAALLTARKNGHVIGEVELEESVDRVVGGPARKSRIISEKEKKITAYHEGGHALAAWAMPDIEPVYKLTILPRGRTGGHALLVPEDDKQLMTRSEMIGRLVFAMGGRTAEELVFHEPTTGASSDIEQATKIARSMVTEYGMSARLGAVKYGQEQGDPFLGRSAGRQADYSLEVAHEIDEEVRKLIETAHTEAWHVLNTYRDVLDNLVLELLEKETLQRKDLERIFATVEKRPHITVFNEFGERTPSDKPPIKTPGELAMERGEPWPPPEKEKPVLQPEPTPVGTAAGAGDLPGGPPYAPPTPPDPNANPYAPPPNGGRPNGGPNGTGRWPQSYGGQQPGGPAGGYYPGGPSGTQSGPPNYGAPPGWTPATSPGSQPWRPAEDRPREQGWFADGANGQQPDEGQQRRDVDGPDKH, encoded by the coding sequence ATGAACCGGAAGAGCGTGCTCAGGAACCCACTGCTGTGGATCGTCGCAGGGTTGCTGGCGTTGTTCGCCTACAACACGATCTTCGACAGCGATCGTGGCTACACCCAGGCTCCGATCTCCGTGGCGAACGCACAGATCAATGCGCACCACGTCAAGGAAGCCAGCATCGAGGACAAGGAACAGCAGGTCAAGCTGTCCTTGACTCAGAAGATCGACGTCAACGGCACCCAGACTGACCAGATCGTCGCGCAGTACCCGGCGAACGCGGCTCAGGAGATCTACAACGAGCTCAACTCCGCGACGCTCGACAAGCAGCCGATCAAGTTCGACACCAAGGTGACGCAGCAGAGCATCCTGACGCAGATCCTCATCTTCGCCATCCCGCTGGCCCTCGTGCTGGGCCTGCTCATGTGGATGATGAACAACGCGCAGGGCGGCGGCAATCGCGTCCTCAACTTCGGCAAGTCCAAGGCCAAGCAGCTGAACAAGGACATGCCGAAGACCACGTTCGGTGACGTGGCGGGCGCGGACGAAGCCGTCGAAGAGCTGTACGAGATCAAGGACTTCCTGCAGAACCCGGCGCGCTACCAGGCACTCGGAGCGAAGATCCCCAAGGGCGTGCTGCTCTACGGGCCGCCCGGTACCGGTAAGACGCTGCTCGCGCGAGCCGTCGCCGGTGAAGCGGGCGTGCCGTTCTACACGATCTCCGGTTCCGACTTCGTCGAGATGTTCGTCGGTGTGGGCGCGTCCCGTGTCCGCGACCTGTTCGAGCAGGCCAAGCAGAACGCGCCGTGCATCATCTTCGTCGACGAGATCGACGCGGTGGGCCGTCAGCGCGGTGCCGGCCTCGGCGGCGGGCACGACGAGCGCGAGCAGACGCTGAACCAGCTCCTCGTCGAGATGGACGGCTTCGACGCCCGCGGCGGCATCATCCTGATCGCGGCCACCAACCGGCCCGACATCCTCGACCCGGCGCTGCTGCGCCCGGGCCGGTTCGACCGCCAGATCCCCGTGTCGGCGCCGGACCTGCGCGGCCGCAAGGCGATCCTCGATGTGCACTCCAAGGGCAAGCCGATCGCGCAGGGCGTGGATCTGACCGGCCTCGCCAAGCGCACCGTCGGCATGTCGGGTGCGGACCTGGCCAACGTGCTGAACGAAGCCGCGTTGCTCACCGCCCGCAAGAACGGGCACGTGATCGGCGAAGTCGAGCTCGAAGAGTCGGTCGACCGTGTGGTCGGCGGGCCGGCGCGCAAGAGCCGGATCATCTCCGAGAAGGAGAAGAAGATCACGGCCTACCACGAGGGCGGGCACGCGCTCGCCGCGTGGGCGATGCCGGACATCGAGCCCGTGTACAAGCTCACGATCCTCCCGCGCGGGCGCACCGGCGGCCACGCCCTGCTCGTGCCGGAGGACGACAAGCAGCTGATGACCCGGTCGGAGATGATCGGCCGCCTGGTGTTCGCGATGGGTGGCCGCACGGCGGAGGAGCTCGTGTTCCACGAGCCCACCACCGGTGCCTCCTCCGACATCGAGCAGGCCACGAAGATCGCCCGCTCCATGGTCACCGAGTACGGCATGAGCGCGCGGCTCGGCGCCGTGAAGTACGGCCAGGAGCAGGGTGACCCGTTCCTTGGCCGCTCCGCGGGCCGGCAGGCCGACTACTCGCTCGAGGTGGCGCACGAGATCGACGAGGAGGTGCGCAAGCTCATCGAGACGGCGCACACCGAGGCGTGGCACGTGCTCAACACCTACCGCGACGTGCTCGACAACCTGGTGCTGGAGCTGCTCGAGAAGGAGACGCTGCAGCGCAAGGACCTCGAGCGGATCTTCGCGACCGTCGAGAAGCGCCCGCACATCACCGTCTTCAACGAGTTCGGGGAGCGCACCCCGTCGGACAAGCCGCCCATCAAGACCCCGGGCGAGCTGGCGATGGAACGCGGCGAGCCGTGGCCCCCGCCGGAGAAGGAGAAGCCGGTCCTGCAGCCGGAGCCGACGCCTGTCGGCACCGCCGCGGGCGCGGGTGACCTCCCCGGTGGGCCGCCGTACGCACCGCCGACGCCGCCCGACCCGAACGCCAACCCGTACGCTCCGCCGCCCAACGGCGGCCGTCCGAACGGTGGGCCGAACGGCACGGGTCGCTGGCCCCAGTCGTATGGTGGTCAGCAGCCGGGCGGTCCGGCAGGCGGCTACTACCCGGGTGGCCCGAGCGGTACGCAGAGCGGTCCGCCCAACTACGGGGCGCCTCCGGGCTGGACCCCGGCGACATCCCCGGGCAGCCAGCCTTGGCGCCCAGCCGAAGACCGTCCGCGTGAGCAGGGCTGGTTCGCCGACGGCGCGAACGGCCAGCAGCCGGACGAGGGGCAGCAGCGGCGTGACGTGGACGGACCAGACAAGCACTAG
- a CDS encoding ESX secretion-associated protein EspG, which produces MHQEFFSPLAFDFLWESAGLGELPYPLRVRSHGATEDERVSLRHRVDVELKARGVRDARGRLEPPVDEWLNLLARAPITLDALHIPEFQAHPVALLAAGDGRAAGVVAIQDADGIWLRETPADGLVSTIVDLLPGGRRGSEASVTLPLDEALHTRPIRVPVAAGGLGAAEEKGRRAKRQSLSERATVDPRETYALISGQPRLRGGQLAANSRTQLGARQRSRVLGWFDTATGRYLSLSRAGSDGREWVTVAPADPMTLRTRLGEMVASVAADTR; this is translated from the coding sequence ATGCACCAAGAGTTCTTCTCGCCGTTGGCGTTCGACTTCCTCTGGGAGTCCGCGGGACTCGGCGAGCTGCCCTACCCGCTGCGCGTGCGCTCGCACGGTGCCACTGAAGACGAACGCGTTTCGCTGCGGCACCGGGTCGACGTCGAGCTCAAGGCGCGGGGCGTCCGTGACGCCCGAGGCCGCCTCGAACCGCCCGTGGACGAGTGGCTGAACCTGCTCGCCCGCGCGCCGATCACGCTCGACGCGCTGCACATCCCCGAGTTCCAGGCCCACCCCGTCGCGCTGCTCGCCGCGGGTGACGGGCGGGCCGCCGGCGTGGTGGCCATCCAGGACGCCGACGGCATCTGGCTGCGCGAGACCCCCGCCGACGGCCTGGTCTCCACGATCGTCGACCTGCTGCCCGGCGGCCGCCGCGGCAGCGAGGCATCCGTCACACTCCCGCTGGACGAGGCGTTGCACACACGCCCGATCCGCGTGCCCGTCGCGGCCGGCGGCCTCGGCGCGGCGGAGGAGAAGGGGCGACGGGCGAAGCGCCAGTCGCTGAGCGAGCGCGCGACGGTCGACCCGCGCGAGACGTACGCGCTCATCTCCGGCCAGCCGCGGCTGCGCGGCGGTCAGCTGGCCGCGAACAGCCGTACCCAGCTCGGAGCCCGGCAGCGGTCCCGCGTGCTGGGCTGGTTCGACACCGCCACGGGCCGTTACCTCAGCCTGTCGCGAGCGGGATCCGACGGCCGCGAATGGGTGACGGTGGCGCCCGCGGACCCGATGACGCTGCGCACGCGACTCGGTGAGATGGTGGCTTCAGTGGCCGCCGACACACGCTAG
- a CDS encoding ESX secretion-associated protein EspG yields MPNAELLTPLEVDFLWESAALGELPYPLRIRSHGATVDERDALRARTLGGLVQRDLADGRGRPAPHVEEYFGILAAPDTSLDTVQLLDPNAEPLLAVAGLVGEQGLLAVQDQRGLHLQPCPADGLATAIVSLLPGAPRGTEKSITVPLEQLVGSSGVDFMQRRGNQVDASGRASVDEDRKALARLHAQPRLRGGQIGANARNRLGGRSRSPVLSWFDTETGRYFTQATRGRDGRDWITIAPADAATLRHRLGEMMAGAAGQESAAAF; encoded by the coding sequence ATGCCGAACGCGGAGCTGCTCACCCCGCTCGAGGTGGACTTCCTGTGGGAGTCGGCCGCGCTGGGTGAGCTGCCCTACCCGCTGCGGATCCGTTCGCACGGCGCCACCGTCGATGAGCGCGACGCACTGCGAGCGCGCACGCTCGGCGGCCTGGTCCAGCGCGATCTCGCCGACGGCCGCGGCCGGCCCGCGCCGCACGTCGAGGAGTACTTCGGCATCCTCGCCGCGCCCGACACGAGCCTCGACACGGTGCAGCTGCTCGATCCCAACGCCGAACCGCTGCTGGCCGTCGCCGGCCTCGTCGGCGAGCAGGGCCTGCTGGCCGTGCAGGACCAGCGCGGCTTGCACCTGCAGCCGTGCCCGGCCGACGGCTTGGCCACCGCCATCGTCTCGCTCCTGCCGGGCGCCCCGCGCGGCACGGAGAAGTCGATCACGGTGCCGCTGGAGCAGCTCGTGGGCAGCTCCGGCGTCGACTTCATGCAGCGCCGTGGCAACCAGGTCGACGCCTCGGGCCGCGCGAGCGTGGACGAGGACCGCAAGGCACTGGCCCGCCTGCACGCCCAGCCCCGGCTGCGCGGCGGGCAGATCGGCGCCAACGCGCGCAACCGCCTCGGCGGGCGCAGCCGGTCGCCGGTGCTCAGCTGGTTCGACACCGAGACCGGCCGCTACTTCACACAGGCCACCCGCGGCCGCGACGGCCGCGACTGGATCACCATCGCGCCGGCCGACGCCGCGACCCTGCGGCACCGCCTCGGCGAGATGATGGCCGGCGCGGCGGGGCAGGAAAGCGCGGCGGCGTTCTGA
- the hpt gene encoding hypoxanthine phosphoribosyltransferase, producing MYEGEIASVLITEQQIKDKIAELAAKIAADYPENGQGDLLLVGVLKGAVMFMTDFARALPVPTQLEFMAVSSYGSSTSSSGVVRILKDLDRDIAGRDVLIVEDIVDSGLTLSWLLKNLASRNPASLEVVSLLRKPEAVKVDVPVKYIGFDIPNEFVVGYGLDYAERYRDLPYIGTLDPHVYTS from the coding sequence GTGTACGAGGGCGAGATCGCCTCCGTGCTCATCACCGAGCAGCAGATCAAGGACAAGATCGCGGAGCTGGCGGCCAAGATCGCCGCGGACTACCCCGAAAACGGCCAGGGTGATCTCCTCCTGGTGGGCGTGCTCAAGGGTGCCGTGATGTTCATGACCGACTTCGCCCGCGCTCTGCCGGTGCCGACGCAGCTGGAGTTCATGGCCGTGTCGTCCTACGGCTCCTCGACCTCGTCGTCGGGTGTGGTGCGCATCCTCAAGGACCTCGACCGCGACATCGCGGGGCGCGACGTGCTGATCGTCGAGGACATCGTCGACTCCGGCCTCACGCTCTCGTGGCTGCTGAAGAACCTCGCGAGCCGCAACCCCGCGTCGCTCGAGGTCGTCTCGCTGCTGCGCAAGCCCGAGGCCGTGAAGGTCGACGTGCCGGTGAAGTACATCGGCTTCGACATCCCCAACGAGTTCGTCGTCGGTTACGGCCTCGACTACGCCGAGCGCTACCGCGACCTGCCCTACATCGGCACACTGGACCCGCACGTCTACACGTCCTGA
- the tilS gene encoding tRNA lysidine(34) synthetase TilS gives MSALAAVRRAVREFLATHAPPPEVCVAVSGGADSLALAEATAYVARHRKLRTRALIVDHGLQDGSAEVAARAAAAVKELGVDEAEILTVHVTGKGGPEAAARTARYRALRAALPGGEEGLVLLGHTLDDQAETVLLGLGRGSGPRSLAGMRPLDPPWGRPLLGVTREQTRGACAELGLEPWQDPHNADPRFTRVRLRAEVLPLLEEVLAGGVAAALARTAAQLRDDTEALDTVADRILTRAGGPEGLDVTVLEGEPAALRRRVLRRWLLGSGVRELTDAHLRSVDALVARWRGQGGVWLPGNLEARRCRGRLSLSGLEPTTRGE, from the coding sequence GTGAGCGCGCTCGCGGCGGTCCGCCGGGCCGTGCGGGAGTTCCTCGCGACGCACGCGCCGCCGCCGGAGGTATGCGTCGCCGTCTCGGGCGGGGCGGATTCCCTTGCCCTGGCGGAAGCCACGGCGTACGTCGCGCGCCACCGGAAGCTGCGCACGCGCGCGCTGATCGTCGATCACGGGCTTCAGGACGGCTCCGCGGAAGTCGCCGCGCGAGCCGCCGCGGCCGTGAAGGAGCTCGGCGTGGACGAGGCGGAAATCCTTACCGTGCACGTCACGGGCAAGGGCGGTCCCGAAGCCGCCGCGCGCACCGCGAGGTACCGCGCGCTGCGCGCAGCGCTGCCCGGCGGCGAAGAAGGACTCGTGCTCCTCGGCCACACCCTCGACGACCAAGCCGAAACGGTGCTGCTCGGCCTCGGCCGTGGCTCCGGACCGCGGTCGCTGGCCGGCATGCGCCCGCTCGACCCGCCGTGGGGCCGGCCGCTGCTGGGCGTCACGCGCGAGCAGACCCGCGGTGCCTGCGCCGAGCTCGGCCTCGAACCCTGGCAGGACCCGCACAACGCCGATCCGCGCTTCACCCGCGTCCGCCTGCGCGCGGAAGTGCTGCCGCTGCTGGAAGAGGTGCTCGCCGGCGGCGTCGCGGCGGCATTGGCCCGAACGGCCGCACAGCTGCGTGACGACACCGAGGCGTTGGACACAGTGGCGGACAGGATTCTCACCCGCGCGGGAGGGCCCGAAGGGCTGGACGTGACGGTGCTCGAGGGCGAGCCCGCGGCACTGCGCAGACGGGTTCTCCGCAGGTGGCTGCTGGGCTCGGGCGTGCGGGAACTGACCGACGCGCACCTGCGCTCGGTCGACGCGCTCGTGGCCCGCTGGCGCGGGCAGGGCGGCGTCTGGCTGCCGGGCAACTTGGAGGCGCGCCGGTGCCGTGGCAGGCTCTCGCTGTCCGGACTCGAACCCACCACCCGAGGGGAATGA
- a CDS encoding zinc-dependent metalloprotease produces the protein MVDWDLAASTGARLVRGGPQVPKEEAARAVTDLRDLTAEAEGHVRELTGLGKDLPLLPGTVVDRPGWVRSAASGLEALTGRALPEAQGGPLGPILASGAGVQTGLVLSFLASRVLGQYDPFGGPEREGQLLLVAPNVVAAERAMKVHAPDFRLWVCLHECTHRLQFTAVRWLRDYFADEVERLVTGIAGHSADGLSDLVGRLPEALKQRGKGVGIAELLQSPAERAIFDRLLALSTLLEGHADYVMDAVGPRVVPSVEVIRSRFSARRQGGGVFDRMLRALLGLDAKIRQYEEGAKFTKHVVNAVGMEGFNAVWRSPNTLPTRAEISDPAAWVRRLHG, from the coding sequence ATGGTCGACTGGGACCTCGCGGCGTCCACCGGAGCGCGGTTGGTGCGCGGTGGTCCGCAGGTGCCCAAGGAAGAGGCCGCGCGCGCGGTCACCGACCTGCGTGACCTCACGGCCGAGGCCGAGGGCCACGTGCGGGAGCTGACGGGCCTGGGCAAGGACCTGCCACTGCTGCCGGGCACGGTCGTCGACCGGCCCGGCTGGGTGCGTTCCGCCGCGTCGGGGCTCGAAGCGCTCACAGGCCGCGCGCTGCCCGAAGCGCAGGGCGGCCCGCTCGGCCCGATCCTGGCGTCGGGCGCGGGCGTGCAGACGGGGCTGGTGCTGTCGTTCCTCGCTTCGCGCGTGCTCGGCCAGTACGACCCCTTCGGCGGCCCCGAGCGCGAAGGGCAGCTGCTGCTCGTCGCGCCCAACGTCGTCGCCGCAGAGCGCGCGATGAAGGTGCACGCGCCCGACTTCCGGCTGTGGGTGTGCCTGCACGAGTGCACGCACCGGCTGCAGTTCACGGCCGTGCGGTGGCTGCGCGACTACTTCGCCGACGAGGTCGAACGCCTCGTCACCGGCATCGCGGGCCATTCCGCCGACGGCCTTTCGGACCTCGTCGGGCGCCTGCCCGAGGCGCTCAAGCAGCGGGGCAAGGGCGTCGGCATCGCGGAACTGCTGCAGTCGCCCGCGGAACGCGCGATCTTCGATCGGCTGCTGGCCCTGTCGACCCTGCTCGAAGGCCACGCCGACTACGTGATGGACGCCGTCGGCCCGCGGGTCGTGCCCAGCGTCGAGGTGATCCGCTCGCGTTTCAGCGCCCGTCGCCAGGGCGGCGGTGTCTTCGACCGCATGCTGCGCGCGTTGCTCGGGCTTGACGCGAAGATCCGCCAGTACGAAGAAGGCGCGAAGTTCACGAAGCACGTGGTGAACGCCGTCGGCATGGAGGGGTTCAACGCGGTCTGGCGCTCGCCGAACACGCTGCCGACCCGGGCCGAGATCAGCGATCCGGCGGCCTGGGTGCGGCGCCTGCACGGGTGA
- the dacB gene encoding D-alanyl-D-alanine carboxypeptidase/D-alanyl-D-alanine-endopeptidase — protein sequence MSDNDQPMWPDGDEDTSSRGGGATARFPIPKPGQTVTDQLAVPNVTPPAGSSPGAGGRPPGSWFKPNVAPELIPGLNTPVEPRPAGDRGGQPGQQPPQGQQPQSGPQGQSGPQSQPGQSGQMRQPGQPRQDLADRLGPRPGEQPRVRQPQNQQSQNQQAPGQQSQGERSQSQPGQGLFGQQSQGGQLQQGRQTQQGPGQQQSGHAPWGQQQGQGQQGQQQGPWSQGLQLDRSEGQRPQTQSQQGKEQSSSERSQETPSDQATQQLRVPPPGVPWVPVERPARPGDGDQSRSDETRGDENRGDQNRGDQNRGDQNRSEEPRRVGSMFESVAAEPPEEEASEDSGAANSESGTEYIDVSKWDVFRNEQKREEPQRQEPQRQNTESPREERWDVFHTAQGGNEPEGPRDAPQWDSLQNQGPWSQDKPDNPRGLPEPPRGAVPPASGTQARPVRIEPSGEQFPAESTVGIERPAEGFAGGYDDQEPPHSEPQRDTPPKEPKAKKGKKKFVVLGVVVVLVLAAAGVASAMPQVSNKLGLPWAPNAPKGDSPDPASVTLALHGPDTSGQGPSANGVASALAGPSGASALSQLSGSVIDPANGSVLWDHSSTTPLTPASTTKILTVSAALLSMDPTKRIVTKVVQGSSPGTVIIVGGGDPSLTALPIGTDSPLYPGAAHVDDLVAQIKKADPNVQKVQVDVSAYSGPTTAPGWEPGDAPSTYGAPIVPAMADGGRLNPSVDETPRSGNPATTLTQLVADKLGAQAAGTAKAPADAKVVAQVQSAPLPDLAYALLQISDNVLADALGRQVAITAGAEASFSGAAASVKKVLADHGFDVTGLQLSDTSGLSNQNKVPARLLAQVLAEAAAPDGKNPDTPKLRPLLAGLPVAGSPAGTLATRYATPNSAAGKGWVRAKTGTLTGVNTLAGYVLDSDNRVLAFAFMSNGSEKNPGQAALDVLATTLRKCGCN from the coding sequence GTGTCGGACAACGACCAGCCGATGTGGCCCGATGGTGACGAGGACACGTCGTCGCGCGGCGGTGGGGCGACCGCGCGCTTTCCCATCCCCAAGCCCGGCCAGACCGTCACGGACCAGCTCGCCGTGCCGAACGTCACACCTCCCGCCGGTTCTTCACCCGGCGCCGGCGGGCGTCCGCCGGGGTCGTGGTTCAAGCCGAACGTGGCTCCTGAACTGATTCCGGGACTGAACACTCCGGTCGAGCCGCGCCCGGCTGGTGACCGAGGTGGACAGCCGGGGCAGCAGCCGCCGCAGGGACAGCAGCCGCAGTCGGGGCCGCAGGGACAGTCGGGGCCGCAGAGCCAGCCGGGGCAGTCCGGGCAGATGCGGCAGCCGGGACAGCCGCGGCAGGACCTCGCCGACCGGCTCGGGCCGCGGCCAGGTGAGCAGCCGCGAGTCCGGCAGCCCCAGAACCAGCAGTCTCAGAACCAGCAGGCACCGGGGCAGCAGTCGCAGGGCGAGAGGAGCCAGTCCCAGCCGGGGCAGGGCCTGTTCGGTCAGCAGAGTCAGGGCGGCCAGCTCCAGCAGGGCCGGCAGACGCAGCAGGGGCCGGGTCAGCAGCAGTCCGGCCACGCGCCGTGGGGCCAGCAGCAAGGTCAGGGTCAGCAAGGCCAACAGCAAGGCCCGTGGTCGCAAGGGCTGCAGCTGGATCGCTCGGAGGGCCAGCGGCCGCAGACACAGAGCCAGCAGGGCAAAGAGCAGTCCTCGTCGGAACGGTCGCAGGAGACGCCGTCCGACCAGGCCACTCAGCAGCTTCGGGTGCCGCCGCCCGGCGTGCCCTGGGTGCCGGTGGAGCGACCCGCGCGCCCGGGCGACGGTGATCAGAGCCGCAGTGACGAGACCCGCGGCGACGAGAACCGTGGCGACCAGAACCGTGGCGACCAGAACCGTGGCGACCAGAACCGGAGCGAAGAGCCGCGCCGCGTCGGGTCGATGTTCGAGTCCGTGGCCGCGGAGCCGCCGGAGGAAGAGGCGAGCGAAGACAGCGGCGCCGCCAACAGCGAGAGCGGCACCGAGTACATCGACGTGTCCAAATGGGACGTCTTCCGCAACGAGCAGAAGCGCGAAGAACCCCAGCGCCAAGAACCCCAGCGCCAGAACACCGAGTCCCCACGCGAAGAACGTTGGGACGTCTTCCACACCGCCCAGGGCGGCAACGAACCCGAAGGCCCCCGGGACGCACCCCAGTGGGACAGCCTCCAGAACCAGGGCCCCTGGTCCCAGGACAAGCCCGACAACCCCCGCGGCCTCCCCGAGCCGCCGCGCGGCGCGGTCCCCCCGGCGTCGGGGACGCAGGCCCGCCCGGTGCGCATCGAACCGTCGGGTGAGCAGTTCCCGGCGGAGTCGACCGTCGGCATCGAGCGCCCCGCCGAAGGCTTCGCCGGCGGCTACGACGACCAGGAGCCGCCCCACAGCGAGCCGCAGCGGGACACCCCGCCGAAAGAGCCGAAAGCCAAGAAGGGCAAGAAGAAGTTCGTCGTCCTCGGCGTCGTCGTGGTGCTGGTGCTCGCGGCGGCCGGGGTCGCGTCCGCGATGCCGCAGGTGTCCAACAAGCTCGGCCTGCCGTGGGCGCCCAACGCGCCGAAGGGCGACAGCCCCGACCCCGCGTCCGTGACCCTCGCGCTGCACGGCCCTGACACCTCGGGCCAGGGCCCGTCGGCGAACGGCGTCGCTTCCGCCCTGGCCGGACCGTCTGGAGCGTCGGCGCTCTCGCAGCTCAGCGGCAGCGTGATCGACCCCGCCAACGGCTCCGTCCTGTGGGACCACAGCTCGACCACTCCGCTGACGCCGGCGTCGACCACGAAGATCCTCACGGTGTCGGCCGCGCTGCTGTCGATGGACCCGACGAAGCGGATCGTCACCAAGGTCGTGCAGGGCTCGTCGCCCGGCACGGTGATCATCGTCGGCGGTGGCGACCCGTCGCTCACGGCGCTGCCCATCGGCACCGACTCGCCGCTCTACCCCGGCGCGGCCCACGTGGACGACCTCGTCGCCCAGATCAAGAAGGCCGACCCGAACGTCCAGAAGGTGCAGGTCGACGTCAGCGCCTACTCGGGCCCCACCACCGCCCCGGGCTGGGAGCCCGGCGACGCGCCGTCGACCTACGGCGCGCCGATCGTGCCCGCGATGGCCGACGGCGGCCGCCTCAACCCGTCGGTCGACGAGACGCCGCGCTCGGGCAACCCGGCGACCACGCTCACCCAGCTCGTCGCCGACAAGCTCGGCGCGCAGGCCGCCGGCACCGCGAAGGCGCCTGCCGATGCGAAGGTCGTCGCGCAGGTGCAGTCGGCGCCGTTGCCGGACCTGGCGTACGCGCTCCTGCAGATCTCCGACAACGTCCTCGCCGACGCTCTCGGCCGCCAGGTCGCCATCACCGCGGGCGCCGAGGCGTCGTTCTCCGGCGCGGCCGCGTCGGTGAAGAAGGTGCTGGCCGACCACGGGTTCGACGTCACGGGCCTGCAGCTGTCCGACACGAGCGGCCTGTCCAACCAGAACAAGGTACCCGCGCGGCTGCTCGCGCAGGTGCTCGCCGAGGCCGCGGCACCGGACGGCAAGAACCCGGACACCCCGAAGCTGCGCCCGTTGCTCGCGGGCCTGCCCGTGGCCGGCAGCCCCGCCGGCACGCTCGCCACCCGCTACGCGACGCCGAACTCGGCCGCGGGCAAGGGCTGGGTCCGGGCGAAGACGGGCACGCTCACCGGCGTCAACACCCTCGCCGGCTACGTGCTCGACAGCGACAACCGCGTGCTCGCGTTCGCGTTCATGTCCAACGGCTCGGAGAAGAACCCGGGGCAGGCCGCGCTCGACGTGCTGGCCACCACCCTGCGGAAGTGTGGCTGCAACTAG
- a CDS encoding inorganic diphosphatase: MEFDVTIEIPKGERNKYEVDHKTGRIKLDRTLFTATQYPADYGFIDDTLGQDGDPLDVLVLVQEPTFPGCLIRCRAIGMFRMTDEKGPDDKVLAIPTNDPRLEHLRDIHHLNEFHKLEIQHFFEVYKDLEPGKSVEGSSWVGRAEAEAEISRSYQREQDRLAKEEVEGPAH, translated from the coding sequence GTGGAGTTCGACGTCACGATCGAAATCCCCAAGGGGGAGCGCAACAAGTACGAGGTCGACCACAAGACCGGTCGCATCAAGCTGGACCGGACCTTGTTCACGGCGACGCAGTACCCGGCGGACTACGGCTTCATCGACGACACGCTCGGCCAGGACGGCGACCCGCTCGACGTGCTCGTGCTGGTGCAGGAGCCGACGTTCCCGGGCTGCTTGATCCGCTGCCGCGCCATCGGCATGTTCCGCATGACCGACGAAAAGGGTCCGGACGACAAGGTGCTGGCCATCCCGACCAACGACCCGCGCCTTGAGCACCTGCGCGACATCCACCACCTCAACGAGTTCCACAAGCTCGAGATCCAGCACTTCTTCGAGGTCTACAAGGACCTCGAGCCGGGTAAGAGCGTCGAGGGTTCGTCGTGGGTGGGCCGCGCGGAGGCCGAGGCCGAGATTTCGCGGTCGTACCAGCGGGAGCAGGACCGGCTGGCGAAGGAAGAGGTCGAGGGTCCCGCTCACTGA